A genome region from Pseudomonas sp. N3-W includes the following:
- a CDS encoding RNA polymerase sigma factor → MSSVPSPHSELVGALYRDHRSWLLAWLRRNVACPQRAEDLSQDTFVRLLGRDEFKEPREPRAFLVAIAKGLLFDYFRRAALEQAYLSELMLIPEGEQPSVEEQQLILEDLKAIDRLLGKLSSKARAAFLYNRLDGLGHAEIAERLGVSVPRVRQYLAQGIRQCYIALYGEPV, encoded by the coding sequence GTGTCGTCAGTCCCAAGCCCCCACAGTGAGCTCGTTGGTGCGTTGTATCGCGACCATCGCAGTTGGCTATTGGCCTGGCTGCGGCGCAACGTGGCCTGCCCGCAACGGGCTGAAGATCTGAGCCAGGACACCTTCGTGCGGCTGCTGGGCCGGGATGAATTCAAGGAACCGCGCGAGCCCCGGGCGTTTCTGGTGGCGATCGCCAAGGGCCTGCTGTTCGACTATTTCCGCCGCGCTGCGCTGGAACAGGCCTACCTCAGCGAGTTGATGCTGATCCCCGAAGGCGAACAACCGTCGGTGGAAGAGCAGCAACTGATCCTCGAAGACCTCAAGGCCATCGACCGCCTGCTCGGCAAACTGTCGAGCAAAGCCCGTGCTGCTTTCCTCTATAACCGCCTCGACGGCCTCGGCCATGCCGAAATCGCCGAACGTCTGGGCGTGTCGGTGCCGCGTGTACGCCAGTATCTGGCTCAAGGCATTCGCCAGTGCTACATCGCGTTGTACGGTGAGCCGGTATGA
- a CDS encoding FecR domain-containing protein, with product MSPVSSKPVSAQVLDAAIAWQLSLDSSSPVEREEFAKWHAAHEEHARAWRQLGMLDQRFSVASGPARTALLQSRESIRRRVRKLGSGVASVVAVIGLALFAGEHYLPVDYWLADQRTATGEQRTLRLTDGTLINLNTHSAVDVRFDEKQRRIVLQEGEILVETGHGDARPFIVETREGSMRALGTTFLVRREADGTRLSVLKSAVAAHPHASQEEQILREGQQVLMRDNGLGTIVALNPGADAWTRGMLVMENARLADLVHELGRYRRGHLGVAPEVAELRITGSFPLNDTDKALSALLPTLPVQIEQHTAWWVTVAKADNKR from the coding sequence ATGAGCCCCGTCAGTTCCAAACCAGTGTCGGCGCAGGTACTGGACGCGGCGATTGCCTGGCAACTGTCCCTGGATTCCAGCAGCCCGGTGGAACGCGAAGAGTTCGCCAAATGGCACGCCGCCCACGAAGAACACGCCCGTGCCTGGCGTCAGTTGGGCATGCTCGACCAGCGTTTCAGCGTGGCCAGCGGCCCGGCGCGTACCGCGTTGCTGCAATCGCGAGAAAGCATTCGCCGTCGCGTACGCAAGCTCGGCAGCGGCGTGGCCAGCGTGGTCGCGGTGATCGGTTTGGCACTGTTTGCCGGCGAGCATTATCTGCCCGTCGACTACTGGCTGGCCGACCAGCGCACCGCCACTGGCGAGCAGCGCACCTTGAGGCTGACCGACGGCACGCTGATCAACCTCAACACCCACAGCGCCGTGGATGTGCGGTTCGACGAGAAACAACGACGGATCGTCTTGCAGGAAGGGGAAATCCTCGTCGAGACCGGGCATGGCGATGCCCGGCCTTTTATCGTCGAGACCCGCGAAGGCAGCATGCGTGCGCTGGGGACAACGTTTCTGGTCAGGCGTGAAGCCGACGGCACACGTTTGAGCGTATTGAAATCGGCGGTGGCGGCCCATCCGCACGCTAGCCAGGAAGAGCAGATTCTGCGCGAAGGCCAGCAGGTGCTGATGCGCGACAATGGCCTGGGCACCATCGTCGCCCTCAATCCGGGCGCCGACGCCTGGACTCGCGGCATGCTGGTGATGGAAAACGCACGGCTGGCAGACCTGGTGCACGAACTGGGTCGCTACCGTCGTGGGCATCTGGGCGTCGCGCCTGAAGTCGCCGAATTGCGCATCACCGGCAGCTTTCCACTCAATGACACCGACAAGGCGCTGAGCGCCCTGCTGCCGACCTTGCCGGTGCAGATTGAACAGCACACGGCGTGGTGGGTGACGGTGGCCAAGGCTGATAACAAACGCTGA
- a CDS encoding TonB-dependent siderophore receptor gives MSRSLDTLLRPSLLAVAIAFCTPLISSQLIAAEQASSVRAYDLPAAPLASTLNQIASQAGLALSLNPSLAAGKTSAPVNGNFDATGALRQALRGTGLQLEQSSTGTYSLVAVPEGAMVLPETAIIGAGTTESAWGPVDGYVATRTAAGTKTDTALVEAPRSISVATRQQMDDRKVQNLDDAVRYMPGIVASSYGSDTRSDWLRVRGFEPTQFLDGLPLPKGVYAMPKIETWDLDRLALLRGPASSVYGQTPPGGLLDMVSRRPTAESSNEVQLQYGSDNYRQINFASTGKIDDAGQFLYSLSGVLRDSDTQIDHIDNKRYNIAPSLTWNIDEDTKLTVLTQFTRDDTGITSQFLPVQGTKIKMPFGDISHHKNLGDPDWEYYDRTYYALGYAFEHRINDVWQFKQNLRYTKTELDFQALTVGSYPFTQVDDQGNVNRTSTSVDENIGQFAVDNNFQGDFATGDIRHTLLIGLDHQRSDSSYTSIYGDGLKTNVLNPIYGQPIERPARSTAYYDYNQKTNQTGLYVQDQMALDQWRLTLGGREDWIHTATTYFNKGDATNTDRNKKFSGNAAISYVFDSGFVPYLSYAESFQPTSNASSSPTDSFKPTEGKQWELGIKYQPPGSNTLLSAAVYDLTQKNVSVTTTVNDVPITSQTGEVKVKGLELEAVSDVTDNLKVIAAYTLAKSEVQKGSFAGNRLQLMPNQQASLWTDYTWHTGVLDGFGVGAGVRYTGNTYGDQANTWLGKADAYTVFDASVHYDLGRLDNSLKGASVAVNATNLFDKDYISTCDGFYCYYGDQRSVVASATYKW, from the coding sequence ATGTCCCGTTCGCTCGACACCTTGTTGCGCCCCAGCTTGCTGGCGGTCGCCATTGCCTTCTGCACCCCGCTGATCAGTAGCCAACTGATCGCCGCCGAACAGGCATCCAGCGTTCGCGCCTACGACCTGCCGGCTGCGCCACTGGCCAGCACGCTGAACCAGATCGCCAGCCAGGCCGGCCTCGCCCTGTCGTTGAACCCGTCGCTGGCGGCCGGCAAGACCTCAGCCCCGGTCAACGGTAATTTCGACGCTACCGGCGCCTTGCGTCAGGCCCTGCGCGGCACCGGCCTGCAACTGGAACAAAGCAGCACCGGCACCTACAGCCTGGTGGCCGTGCCGGAAGGGGCGATGGTCCTGCCGGAAACCGCGATCATCGGCGCCGGCACCACTGAAAGCGCCTGGGGCCCGGTGGACGGCTATGTCGCCACCCGCACTGCGGCAGGCACCAAGACCGACACCGCGCTGGTCGAGGCGCCACGTTCGATTTCCGTCGCCACGCGCCAGCAGATGGACGACCGCAAGGTACAGAACCTCGATGACGCTGTGCGCTACATGCCCGGTATCGTCGCCAGCAGCTATGGCAGCGACACCCGCTCCGACTGGTTGCGCGTACGCGGCTTCGAACCGACCCAGTTCCTCGATGGCCTGCCGCTGCCAAAAGGCGTGTACGCCATGCCGAAAATCGAAACCTGGGACCTGGACCGCCTTGCCCTGCTGCGCGGCCCGGCCTCTTCGGTCTACGGCCAGACCCCGCCAGGCGGGCTGCTGGACATGGTCAGCCGCCGTCCAACGGCCGAGTCGAGCAACGAAGTGCAGCTGCAATACGGCAGCGACAACTATCGCCAGATCAACTTCGCCAGCACCGGCAAGATCGACGATGCCGGCCAGTTCCTCTACAGCCTGAGCGGCGTGCTGCGTGACAGCGACACGCAGATCGATCACATCGACAACAAACGTTACAACATCGCGCCGAGCCTGACCTGGAACATCGACGAAGACACCAAACTCACCGTGCTGACGCAATTCACCCGCGACGATACCGGCATCACCAGCCAGTTCCTGCCGGTGCAAGGCACCAAGATCAAGATGCCGTTCGGCGACATCTCTCATCACAAAAACCTGGGCGACCCGGACTGGGAGTACTACGACCGTACCTACTACGCGCTGGGCTACGCGTTTGAACACCGCATCAACGATGTCTGGCAGTTCAAGCAGAACCTGCGTTACACCAAGACCGAACTGGATTTCCAGGCGCTGACCGTCGGTTCGTATCCGTTTACCCAAGTTGATGACCAGGGCAACGTCAACCGCACCTCCACCAGCGTTGACGAAAACATCGGCCAGTTCGCCGTGGACAACAACTTCCAGGGCGATTTCGCCACCGGCGACATCCGCCACACCCTGCTGATCGGTCTGGATCACCAGCGCAGCGATTCCAGCTACACCTCGATCTACGGTGACGGCCTGAAGACCAACGTCCTCAACCCGATCTACGGCCAGCCGATCGAGCGTCCGGCGCGCTCCACCGCGTACTACGACTACAACCAGAAGACCAACCAGACCGGCCTGTACGTGCAGGACCAGATGGCCCTCGACCAATGGCGCCTGACCCTCGGCGGTCGCGAAGACTGGATCCACACCGCCACCACCTACTTCAACAAGGGCGACGCGACCAACACCGATCGCAACAAGAAATTCAGCGGCAACGCGGCGATCAGCTACGTCTTCGATTCAGGGTTCGTGCCTTACCTGTCGTATGCCGAGTCATTCCAGCCAACCAGCAATGCCAGCAGTTCGCCGACCGACTCGTTCAAGCCGACCGAAGGCAAGCAATGGGAACTGGGCATCAAGTACCAGCCGCCAGGCAGCAACACCCTGCTCAGCGCCGCCGTGTATGACCTGACCCAGAAAAACGTCTCGGTCACCACGACAGTTAATGACGTGCCGATCACCAGCCAGACCGGCGAAGTGAAAGTCAAAGGCCTGGAGCTGGAAGCCGTATCCGACGTGACCGACAACCTCAAGGTCATCGCCGCCTACACCCTGGCCAAATCCGAAGTACAGAAAGGCAGCTTCGCTGGCAACCGCCTGCAACTGATGCCCAACCAGCAAGCCTCACTGTGGACCGACTACACTTGGCACACCGGCGTGCTGGACGGCTTCGGTGTCGGTGCCGGCGTGCGCTACACCGGCAACACCTATGGCGATCAGGCCAACACCTGGCTGGGCAAGGCCGACGCCTATACCGTGTTCGACGCCTCGGTGCATTACGACCTCGGCCGCCTGGACAACAGCCTCAAAGGCGCGTCCGTTGCCGTCAACGCCACCAACCTGTTCGACAAGGACTACATCTCCACCTGCGACGGCTTCTACTGCTACTACGGCGACCAGCGCAGTGTCGTCGCCAGTGCCACCTACAAGTGGTAA
- a CDS encoding PepSY domain-containing protein — MKSKTIRRWSFVHTWTSLICTVFLLMLALTGLPLIFHHEIDHLLGDSAELKQMPADTPQLDLQQLVVAAQKHRPGDVMQYFGWEDDDPNGVVTIMAKTAGTEPNSSHTFMLDARTGEALEMPSANGGLMMVMLRLHVDMFAGLPGKLLLAFMGLMFVAAIVSGTVLYLPFMRRLEFATVRQDKSTRLRWLDLHNLIGVVTLTWALVVGVTGVISACADLIIAAWRTDSLSAMVAPYRDAPPLTQLAPATRLLDIAKEVAPGMQPDFIAFPGTRFSSEHHYAVFMKGSTHLTSHLLTPVLIDAATLQVTAVAERPWYMDAMGMSQPLHFGDYGAMPMKILWATLDGLTIIVLGSGVYLWVVRRKAAKPVLTKTQVPA; from the coding sequence ATGAAAAGTAAAACAATTCGCCGCTGGTCCTTCGTCCACACCTGGACCAGCCTGATCTGCACCGTGTTCCTGCTGATGCTGGCCCTGACCGGCCTGCCGCTGATCTTCCATCACGAGATCGACCACCTGCTGGGCGACTCCGCCGAGCTGAAGCAGATGCCGGCCGATACGCCGCAGCTGGATTTGCAGCAACTGGTCGTGGCGGCGCAAAAACACCGGCCGGGCGACGTGATGCAGTACTTCGGCTGGGAGGACGATGATCCGAACGGCGTTGTCACCATCATGGCGAAAACCGCCGGCACCGAGCCGAATTCGTCGCACACGTTCATGCTCGACGCCCGCACCGGGGAAGCGCTGGAAATGCCGTCGGCCAACGGCGGCTTGATGATGGTCATGCTGCGCCTGCACGTCGACATGTTCGCCGGGCTGCCGGGCAAGTTGCTGCTGGCGTTCATGGGGTTGATGTTCGTCGCGGCGATCGTTTCCGGCACGGTGCTGTACCTGCCGTTCATGCGTCGCTTGGAATTCGCCACCGTGCGCCAGGACAAATCCACCCGGTTGCGCTGGCTTGACCTGCACAATCTGATTGGCGTCGTGACCCTGACCTGGGCTTTGGTGGTCGGTGTAACCGGCGTGATCAGCGCCTGCGCCGACCTGATCATTGCCGCATGGCGCACCGACAGCCTTAGCGCGATGGTCGCGCCGTACCGTGACGCGCCGCCGCTGACGCAGCTGGCACCGGCCACGCGATTGCTCGACATTGCCAAGGAAGTCGCGCCGGGCATGCAGCCGGATTTCATCGCCTTTCCCGGCACACGCTTCTCCAGCGAGCACCATTACGCGGTGTTCATGAAAGGCAGCACCCACCTGACTTCGCACCTGCTCACACCGGTGCTGATCGACGCCGCCACCCTGCAGGTCACTGCCGTGGCCGAGCGGCCGTGGTACATGGACGCCATGGGCATGTCGCAACCGCTGCACTTTGGCGACTACGGCGCCATGCCGATGAAAATCCTCTGGGCGACGCTGGATGGGCTGACCATCATCGTGCTCGGCAGCGGCGTGTATTTGTGGGTAGTACGGCGCAAGGCCGCCAAACCTGTACTCACCAAGACGCAGGTGCCAGCATGA
- a CDS encoding glutathione S-transferase yields the protein MSAPSMTLFHNPLSPFVRKVLVLLHETGQQDRVALQSSVLSPVSPDLALNEDNPLGKIPALRLADGNVIHDSRVILDYLDHQHVGNPLIPRDGSARWRRLTLASMADGIMDAAVLIRYEVALRAPEKQWDEWLDGQRDKIRRTLVMLEKDAIAELTSHFDVAAISVACALGYLDLRHPDLQWREANPQLAAWFFEVSQRASMLATLPKV from the coding sequence ATGTCCGCCCCGAGCATGACCCTGTTCCACAACCCGCTGTCGCCCTTCGTCCGCAAAGTCCTGGTGCTGCTGCATGAAACCGGTCAACAGGACCGCGTGGCGCTGCAAAGCAGTGTGCTCAGCCCGGTCAGTCCGGATCTGGCCCTCAATGAAGACAACCCCCTGGGCAAGATCCCGGCCCTGCGCCTGGCCGACGGCAACGTCATCCACGACAGCCGGGTGATACTTGACTACCTCGATCACCAACACGTCGGCAACCCGCTGATCCCACGGGACGGCTCGGCCCGCTGGCGCCGCCTGACCCTGGCGTCCATGGCCGACGGCATCATGGATGCGGCAGTGCTGATTCGTTACGAAGTCGCCCTGCGCGCCCCTGAAAAACAATGGGACGAATGGCTCGACGGCCAGCGCGACAAGATCCGACGCACCTTGGTCATGCTCGAAAAAGACGCGATTGCCGAGCTGACCAGCCATTTCGATGTGGCGGCGATCAGCGTGGCCTGCGCCTTGGGTTATCTGGACTTGCGCCATCCAGACCTGCAATGGCGCGAGGCGAATCCGCAATTGGCTGCGTGGTTTTTTGAGGTGAGTCAGCGCGCTTCAATGCTGGCGACCCTGCCCAAGGTTTGA
- a CDS encoding RHS repeat-associated core domain-containing protein: protein MPTSSRETVLCRYRYDALDRQHSCSPPQQPDIQRFYCKSRLSTEIQGAVQTSFFQHEDQLLAQQQVGDARLDTTLLATDQQRSVLNALDANQPNPLAYSPYGHRPRGNGLLSLLGFNGERSDLVTGHYHLGNGYRQFNPVLMRFNSPDSLSPFGDGGLNAYAYCAGDPINRRDPTGHIRIPAPIFDDVFGNTQLLMRRSGHPKIQFDATINKTTELFGGSKKFKILADAKGVTPERLMLDTLLPEKPTIAFREIDPLEDKLLYLQQQESRLRVLLKNKNVSEELLFSENPYIKYLDETGVRNLKQDLLTNTNDLSNEISYLTGLRDGADTPYFNVKFWQESAAKLRTA, encoded by the coding sequence GTGCCTACTTCCTCCCGCGAAACCGTATTGTGTCGCTACCGCTACGACGCCCTGGATCGCCAGCATAGCTGCTCACCCCCGCAGCAGCCGGACATCCAACGCTTTTACTGCAAAAGCCGTTTATCCACCGAAATACAAGGCGCGGTACAGACCAGCTTCTTCCAGCATGAAGACCAGTTGCTCGCGCAACAGCAAGTCGGCGACGCCAGGCTCGACACCACGCTGCTGGCGACGGACCAGCAACGCTCAGTGCTGAACGCGCTCGACGCGAATCAGCCCAATCCCCTGGCCTACTCGCCCTATGGCCATCGACCGCGGGGCAATGGCCTGCTCAGCCTGCTCGGGTTCAACGGTGAACGATCGGACCTGGTGACTGGGCACTATCATTTGGGTAATGGTTATCGGCAGTTCAACCCAGTGTTGATGCGCTTTAACAGCCCGGACAGTTTGAGTCCGTTTGGGGATGGCGGGTTGAATGCGTATGCGTATTGTGCGGGGGATCCGATTAACCGGAGAGACCCGACGGGACATATTCGAATCCCCGCGCCTATTTTTGATGATGTATTCGGAAATACCCAGTTACTCATGAGACGTTCCGGCCATCCCAAGATCCAATTCGACGCAACCATAAACAAAACAACCGAACTTTTCGGCGGATCGAAAAAATTTAAAATACTCGCCGACGCCAAAGGCGTAACCCCCGAAAGGCTTATGCTCGACACTTTACTTCCAGAAAAGCCGACCATTGCGTTCAGAGAAATCGATCCGCTAGAGGACAAACTGCTGTATCTGCAGCAGCAAGAATCACGACTTAGGGTTCTTCTGAAAAACAAGAACGTCAGCGAGGAACTGTTATTCTCGGAAAACCCCTATATCAAATACCTTGACGAAACCGGCGTGCGAAACTTAAAACAAGACCTACTTACCAACACCAATGATTTAAGTAACGAGATTTCGTATTTGACAGGTCTGCGCGATGGGGCTGACACCCCATATTTCAATGTGAAATTCTGGCAGGAGAGCGCCGCCAAATTAAGAACAGCATAA
- the creD gene encoding cell envelope integrity protein CreD, with product MNRSLTLKLGAIALLILLLLIPLLMINGMIQDRQQRRDGVLEDIARSSSFSQQLSGPLMVVPYRKVVRTWKLNEKTNERYQETGEERGRLYFLPERFELDGEVKTELRSRGIYEARLFHADNRISGHFSLPEQLGIKENFADYQFDQPFLAVGISDIRGIENALKLELDGQQLDFVPGTQVGLLGEGVHVTLPALDTTHATELNFAFNLTLQGTGQLQVLPVGKTSNVSLSANWPHPSFIGNYLPAQREITEKGFSANWQTSFFSTNLQEALSSCVSGGGCEAFNGRSFGVSFIDPVDQYLKSDRAIKYALLFIVLTFAGFFLFEVLKSLAVHPVQYALVGVALAFFYLLLLSLSEHIGFALAYLLSASGCVLLIGFYVCHVLRSVRHGLSFSAGLAALYGLLYGLLSAEDYALLMGSLLLFGVLGVFMVLTRRLDWYGIGQKAAKPLEFDTGAVQ from the coding sequence ATGAACCGCAGCCTGACCCTAAAACTCGGGGCGATTGCCCTATTGATTCTGCTACTGCTGATCCCGTTGCTGATGATCAACGGCATGATCCAGGACCGTCAGCAGCGGCGCGACGGCGTGCTCGAAGACATCGCCCGCAGTTCCAGCTTCAGCCAGCAACTCAGCGGGCCGCTGATGGTGGTGCCGTATCGCAAGGTGGTGCGCACCTGGAAGCTCAACGAGAAAACCAACGAGCGTTATCAGGAAACCGGCGAAGAGCGCGGGCGATTGTATTTTCTGCCCGAACGTTTCGAACTCGACGGCGAGGTGAAGACCGAGCTGCGCTCGCGTGGCATTTACGAGGCGCGGCTGTTTCACGCGGACAATCGAATCAGCGGGCATTTTTCGTTGCCGGAGCAGTTGGGCATCAAGGAAAACTTCGCTGACTATCAGTTTGATCAGCCGTTTCTGGCGGTGGGCATCAGCGATATTCGCGGCATCGAAAATGCGTTGAAGCTGGAGCTCGATGGTCAGCAGCTCGACTTCGTGCCGGGTACCCAGGTGGGCTTGCTGGGCGAGGGCGTGCACGTCACGTTGCCGGCGCTGGACACCACTCACGCCACTGAATTGAACTTCGCTTTCAATCTGACCCTGCAAGGCACCGGTCAGTTGCAGGTGCTGCCGGTGGGCAAGACCAGCAACGTCTCGCTGAGCGCCAACTGGCCGCACCCCAGCTTCATTGGCAACTACCTGCCGGCCCAGCGTGAAATCACTGAAAAGGGGTTTAGCGCCAACTGGCAGACCTCATTCTTCTCCACCAACCTGCAAGAAGCGCTGAGCAGCTGTGTGTCCGGTGGCGGTTGCGAGGCGTTCAATGGCCGCAGCTTCGGCGTTAGCTTCATTGACCCGGTGGATCAATACCTGAAAAGCGACCGGGCGATCAAATATGCGCTGTTGTTCATCGTCCTGACGTTCGCCGGTTTCTTTCTCTTCGAAGTACTGAAAAGCCTGGCGGTGCACCCGGTGCAATACGCCTTGGTGGGCGTGGCCCTGGCGTTCTTCTATCTGTTGCTGCTGTCGCTGTCCGAACACATCGGCTTCGCCCTGGCGTATCTGCTGTCAGCCAGTGGGTGTGTGTTGTTGATCGGGTTCTATGTCTGCCACGTACTGCGCAGCGTGCGTCATGGCTTGAGCTTTTCGGCGGGGCTGGCAGCGTTGTATGGCCTGCTCTACGGCTTGTTGAGTGCAGAGGATTATGCGTTGTTGATGGGCTCGTTGCTGCTGTTCGGGGTGCTGGGTGTGTTTATGGTGCTGACTCGCAGGCTGGATTGGTATGGCATTGGGCAGAAGGCGGCCAAGCCGCTGGAATTTGATACGGGAGCGGTGCAATGA
- the creC gene encoding two-component system sensor histidine kinase CreC codes for MPLGIRIFLVYALFIGLTGYFVLSTVMEEIRPGVRQSTEETLVDTANLMAEILRDDFKTGTLNQNHWPQLLKAYGERQPNATIWGLPKNQVNHRIYVTDAKGIVVLDSSGEAVGQDYSRWNDVYLTLLGEYGARSTRSDPNDANSSVMHVGAPIRDNGQIIGVVTVAKPNSSLQPYIDRTERRLLIYGAGLIGLGLLFGALLSWWLSAALRRLTVYAQAVSEGRKIEVPHYRGGELEQLATAVEQMRTQLEGKAYVERYVHTLTHELKSPLAAIRGAAELLESDMPLAQRQRFVSNIDSESARMQQLIERLLNLAQVEQRQGLEARVTVPLAALVDNLLDGQVARIEGRQLRVELLIPDDLEVLGEPFLLRQALGNLLENALDFTPVGGLLRFSAERVGEQVEFTLFNQAEAIPDYALPRLSERFYSLARPDSGRKSTGLGLNFVEEVVKLHKGEFRIGNVEGGVQVRLRLP; via the coding sequence ATGCCATTGGGGATCCGCATCTTTCTGGTCTATGCGCTGTTCATCGGCCTGACCGGTTACTTCGTGCTCAGCACCGTGATGGAGGAAATCCGCCCCGGCGTGCGCCAGTCCACCGAAGAAACGCTTGTGGATACGGCCAACCTGATGGCCGAGATTCTGCGCGACGATTTCAAGACCGGCACCCTTAACCAGAATCACTGGCCGCAACTGCTCAAGGCCTATGGCGAGCGGCAACCGAACGCCACTATCTGGGGCTTGCCGAAGAACCAGGTCAACCACCGTATTTACGTTACCGACGCCAAGGGCATCGTGGTGCTGGACTCCAGTGGCGAGGCGGTGGGGCAGGACTACTCGCGCTGGAACGACGTTTATCTGACCCTGCTGGGCGAATACGGTGCGCGTTCCACCCGCAGCGACCCGAACGATGCGAACTCTTCGGTGATGCACGTCGGCGCGCCGATTCGTGACAACGGTCAGATCATCGGCGTTGTCACCGTGGCGAAACCCAACAGCTCGTTGCAGCCTTATATCGATCGCACCGAGCGACGATTGCTGATTTATGGTGCCGGGTTGATCGGCCTCGGCCTGCTGTTCGGCGCGCTGTTGTCCTGGTGGCTGAGCGCGGCACTGCGACGGTTGACGGTGTACGCCCAGGCCGTCAGCGAAGGCCGCAAGATCGAGGTGCCGCACTATCGCGGCGGCGAACTGGAGCAACTGGCCACGGCGGTGGAGCAGATGCGTACTCAGCTGGAAGGCAAGGCCTATGTCGAGCGCTACGTCCATACCCTGACCCACGAACTGAAAAGCCCGCTGGCGGCGATTCGCGGTGCCGCGGAGTTACTGGAAAGCGATATGCCGTTGGCGCAACGCCAGCGGTTTGTCAGCAATATCGACAGTGAAAGCGCGCGGATGCAGCAGTTGATCGAGCGGTTGCTGAATCTGGCGCAAGTCGAGCAACGGCAAGGGCTGGAGGCGCGTGTAACCGTGCCATTGGCAGCCTTGGTCGACAACTTGCTGGATGGCCAGGTGGCGCGGATTGAAGGCAGGCAGTTGCGGGTTGAGCTGCTGATTCCAGATGACCTGGAGGTGCTGGGCGAGCCGTTTCTGCTACGTCAGGCACTGGGTAATCTGCTTGAGAATGCCTTGGACTTTACCCCGGTTGGCGGGCTGCTGCGTTTCAGTGCCGAGCGGGTGGGGGAGCAGGTTGAGTTCACGTTGTTCAACCAGGCTGAGGCGATTCCTGATTATGCGTTGCCGCGCTTGAGCGAGCGCTTTTACTCATTGGCGCGTCCGGACAGCGGGCGTAAGAGTACCGGGCTTGGGCTCAATTTTGTCGAGGAAGTGGTCAAGCTGCATAAGGGTGAGTTTCGCATTGGCAATGTCGAGGGTGGGGTGCAGGTCAGGTTGCGCCTGCCTTAG
- the creB gene encoding two-component system response regulator CreB encodes MPHILIVEDEAAIADTLIFALQGEGFTTSWVSLGAVALEHQRQTPADLIILDIGLPDISGFETCKQLRRFSEVPVIFLSARDGEIDRVVGLEIGADDYVVKPFSPREVAARVRAILKRMAPRVTVADVPSAMFRIDIERVQISYRGQVLTLTRHEFRLLQCLLEQPERVFSREQLLDALGIAADAGYERSIDSHIKSVRAKLRLVSTGAEPIQTHRGIGYSYSPRHS; translated from the coding sequence ATGCCTCATATTCTGATTGTCGAAGACGAAGCGGCGATTGCCGACACCCTGATTTTCGCCTTGCAGGGCGAAGGCTTTACCACGTCCTGGGTGAGCCTCGGCGCGGTGGCGCTTGAGCATCAGCGGCAGACGCCGGCTGACCTGATCATTCTCGACATCGGCCTGCCGGACATCAGCGGCTTTGAAACCTGCAAGCAACTGCGGCGTTTCAGCGAGGTGCCGGTGATTTTCCTCAGTGCCCGTGATGGCGAGATCGACCGCGTGGTGGGCCTGGAGATTGGTGCCGACGATTACGTGGTCAAGCCGTTCAGCCCGCGAGAAGTGGCGGCGCGGGTCCGGGCGATTCTCAAACGCATGGCACCGCGAGTGACGGTGGCAGATGTTCCTTCGGCGATGTTTCGTATCGACATCGAACGGGTGCAGATCAGCTATCGCGGCCAGGTGCTGACGTTGACCCGCCACGAGTTCCGTCTGCTGCAATGCCTGCTGGAACAACCCGAACGGGTGTTCAGCCGAGAACAATTGCTCGATGCGCTGGGCATCGCTGCTGATGCCGGTTATGAGCGCAGTATCGACAGCCATATCAAGAGCGTGCGCGCCAAGCTGCGGCTGGTGAGCACCGGCGCCGAACCGATCCAGACTCATCGCGGCATTGGCTACAGCTACAGCCCGAGGCACAGCTGA